A window from Triticum aestivum cultivar Chinese Spring chromosome 6D, IWGSC CS RefSeq v2.1, whole genome shotgun sequence encodes these proteins:
- the LOC123145999 gene encoding uncharacterized protein, whose amino-acid sequence MPRAHLAVTMPLLAPAAKTLFLSRLQPPTSPRLHLRRATATAAGGRGDGASAASGTSARDRRLARVREERRRREYDREHTYPGWARVLENACRDDEEMRAILGDSIGNPELMKQRIQERVRAKGREGFNRPKTGSVAAFKVSFRDFNPLNAFIWFELFGEPTDRDVDLLGGVIQAWYVMGRLGAFNSSNLQLANSMLDFDPSYDSEEASAVMPSSFHDISDVEFQDSWGRVWVDLGTSDHLGLDVLLNCLTQLSSEHLGIKQVVFGGRKLGDWEEGMTSSDYGYKHFKI is encoded by the exons ATGCCGCGCGCTCACCTCGCAGTAACCATGCCGCTGCTAGCCCCAGCCGCTAAAACCCTGTTCCTTTCCCGCCTCCAGCCTCCGACTTCGCCTCGTCTCCACCTCCGCCGCGCCACCGCCACCGCTGCCGGCGGGAGGGGCGATGGTGCGTCGGCGGCGTCCGGCACGTCGGCCAGGGACCGGCGGCTGGCCAGGGTGCGGGAGGAGCGGCGGCGCCGCGAGTACGACCGCGAGCACACCTACCCCGGCTGGGCCAG GGTCCTGGAGAACGCCTGCAGGGACGACGAGGAGATGCGCGCCATCCTCGGCGACAGCATCGGCAACCCGGAGCTCATGAAGCAGAGG ATACAAGAGAGGGTGCGCGCGAAAGGCAGGGAGGGGTTCAACAGACCCAAGACGGGCTCCGTCGCCGCTTTCAAAGTCAGCTTCCGAGA CTTCAACCCGTTAAATGCTTTCATCTGGTTTGAACTCTTTGGAGAACCAACTGATCGAGATGTTGACCTTCTTGGCGGT GTTATTCAGGCTTGGTATGTCATGGGAAGGCTAGGAGCTTTCAACTCTTCAAATTTGCAG CTGGCTAACTCAATGCTGGACTTTGACCCTTCGTACGATTCTGAAGAAGCTTCTGCTGTAATGCCTTCATCTTTCCATGATATCAGTGATGTCGAGTTTCAAGACAGTTGGGGCAGAGTGTG GGTGGACCTTGGGACTTCAGATCATCTTGGATTGGATGTACTACTGAACTGTCTTACACAATTAAGCTCAGA ACATTTGGGCATCAAACAGGTGGTTTTTGGCGGCAGAAAATTGGGTGACTGGGAGGAAGGCATGACGAGCTCAGACTATGGATACAAGCACTTCAAAATATAG
- the LOC123145997 gene encoding betaine aldehyde dehydrogenase 2, which produces MVATAKIPQRQLFIDGDWRAPALGRRLPVINPTTEASIGEIPAGTSEDVDAAVAAARAALKRNRGRDWSRAPGAVRAKYLRAIAAKMVERKSDLARLEALDCGKPLDEAAWDMDDVAGCFEFFAGHAEALDKRQNAAVALPENFKCHLKKEPIGVVALITPWNYPLLMAVWKVAPALAAGCTAVLKPSELASLTCLELGDVCKEIGLPSGVLNIVTGLGHEAGAPLSSHPDVDKVAFTGSYATGQKIMVAAAPTVKPVTLELGGKSPIVVFDDVDIDKAVEWTLFGCFWTNGQICSATSRLLIHKNIAKEFVDRMVAWSKNIKVSDPLEEGCRLGPVVSEGQYEKIKKFVANAKSEGATILTGGVRPKHLEKGFFIEPTIITDINTSMEIWREEVFGPVLCVKEFSTEEEAIELANDTHYGLAGAVISGDRERCQRLAEEIDAGCIWVNCSQPCFCQAPWGGNKRSGFGRELGEGGIDNYLSIKQVTEYTSDAPWGWYKAPAN; this is translated from the exons ATGGTCGCCACGGCGAAGATCCCGCAGCGGCAGCTCTTCATCGACGGCGACTGGCGCGCGCCCGCGCtcggccgccgcctccccgtcATCAACCCCACCACCGAGGCCTCCATCG GCGAGATCCCGGCGGGCACCTCGGAGGACGTGGACGCGGCGGTGGCGGCCGCGCGGGCGGCCCTCAAGAGGAACCGCGGCCGCGACTGGTCCCGCGCGCCCGGCGCCGTCCGGGCCAAGTACCTCCGCGCAATCGCCGCCAAG ATGGTTGAGCGGAAATCTGATCTGGCTAGGCTAGAGGCACTTGATTGCGGGAAGCCTCTTGATGAAGCGGCATGGGACATG GACGATGTTGCCGGCTGCTTTGAGTTCTTCGCGGGTCATGCTGAAGCCTTGGACAAAAGGCAAAATGCTGCAGTTGCTCTCCCGGAGAATTTTAAATGCCATCTTAAGAAGGAACCTATTGGTGTAGTTGCTCTAATCACACCTTG GAACTATCCTCTCCTGATGGCTGTATGGAAGGTAGCCCCTGCTCTGGCAGCTGGTTGTACAGCTGTACTGAAGCCATCTGAATTAGCTTCCCT GACTTGCTTAGAGCTTGGTGATGTGTGTAAAGAGATTGGTCTTCCATCAGGTGTCTTAAACATTGTGACTGGATTAGGTCATGAAGCTGGCGCTCCTTTGTCGTCACACCCTGATGTCGACAAG GTTGCATTTACCGGGAGCTATGCAACCGGTCAAAAGATTATGGTTGCTGCAGCTCCTACAGTCAAG CCTGTTACATTGGAACTTGGCGGCAAAAGTCCTATTGTAGTATTTGATGATGTCGACATTGACAAAG CTGTTGAGTGGACTCTATTTGGGTGCTTTTGGACCAACGGTCAGATTTGCAGTGCGACATCTCGTCTTCTTATCCAT AAAAATATCGCTAAAGAATTCGTCGACAGGATGGTTGCATGGTCCAAAAATATCAAGGTGTCAGACCCGCTCGAGGAAGGTTGCAGGCTTGGGCCAGTTGTTAGTGAAGGACAG TATGAGAAGATCAAGAAGTTTGTAGCGAATGCTAAAAGTGAAGGTGCCACCATTCTGACTGGGGGTGTCAGGCCCAAG CATCTGGAGAAAGGTTTCTTCATTGAACCCACAATCATCACTGACATCAACACATCAATGGAGATTTGGAGGGAGGAAGTCTTTGGTCCAGTCCTCTGTGTGAAGGAATTTTCTACCGAAGAGGAAGCCATCGAACTGGCCAATGATACTCA TTATGGTCTGGCTGGTGCCGTGATTTCTGGTGACCGTGAGCGATGCCAGAGATTAGCCGAG GAGATTGACGCGGGATGCATTTGGGTGAACTGCTCGCAGCCTTGCTTCTGCCAAGCTCCGTGGGGCGGGAACAAGCGCAGCGGCTTTGGGCGCGAGCTCGGAGAAGG GGGCATTGATAACTACCTGAGCATCAAGCAAGTCACGGAGTACACATCTGATGCGCCGTGGGGATGGTACAAAGCTCCGGCTAACTAA
- the LOC123145998 gene encoding pentatricopeptide repeat-containing protein At5g38730 — MPPHAGVDLPRAICAAVIKHSIKPHAHLLAADPSLLAAVLGRLSPLPSAALAFFRALPPPHPLDATLALVRLLAAHPRHHPTARSLLRDLSLRHPLSSPLILPSLLAEPRVPSWLLLALAQGGRAGDAVRVFDHMRAARLAPDAHACTALLTSLARARMTATARRVFDEMGLAGVAMNTHVYNAMLHVCLKAGDALRAEALMTKMDAAGVPLDLFSFNTAIALYVRKGMQYEAMCVRDRMANDGVEADIVTWNTMIHGMCKEGRMKEAAQLHRDMVASGVEPDMVTYTTLVDGYCRAGDVGEAMKLRGAMEARGMLPGVAMYNTIIRKLCEDGKMKEVNGLLSEMDERKVQADHVTCNTLINSYSKKGDMPSACKVKTRMMESGLQLDQFTYKALIHGFSKAKQLDEAKEALFEMMGAGFSPNYSVFSWLVDAFYNKNNADAVLLIPDELMKRGLPPDKSVYRSLIRRLCKKGLVDLAQKVFHQMQGKGLEADCLVYATLAYAQLSTGKLAAASDTLDEMAKRQLSMTPQIYNCLCTSYGDEKETLNMFWVHAIERALIGKSVYKLMHQARVKSSNPGVENEGHAPVSRPSLPASAK, encoded by the exons ATGCCGCCGCACGCCGGCGTCGACCTCCCGCGCGCCATCTGCGCCGCCGTCATCAAACACTCCATCAAGCCGCACGcccacctcctcgccgccgacccgtccctcctcgccgccgtcctcggCCGCCTCTCCCCGCTGCCCTCCGCGGCCCTCGCCTTCTTCCGCGCGCTGCCGCCCCCGCACCCGCTCGACGCCACCCTCGCCCTCGTCCGCCTCCTCGCCGCGCACCCGCGCCACCACCCCACCGCCCGCTCCCTCCTGCGCGACCTCTCCCTCCGCCACCCGCTCTCCTCCCCGCTCATCCTCCCCTCGCTCCTCGCCGAGCCCCGCGTCCCGAGCTGGCTCCTCCTCGCGCTCGCCCAGGGCGGCCGCGCCGGCGACGCCGTCCGGGTCTTCGACCACATGCGCGCGGCGCGCCTCGCGCCCGACGCCCATGCCTGCACCGCGCTCCTCACCTCGCTCGCCAGGGCCCGGATGACGGCCACCGCGCGCAGGGTGTTCGACGAAATGGGCCTGGCCGGGGTCGCCATGAACACCCACGTCTACAACGCCATGCTGCACGTGTGCCTCAAGGCCGGCGACGCCCTGCGCGCCGAGGCGCTGATGACGAAGATGGACGCCGCCGGAGTCCCGCTGGACCTCTTCTCCTTTAACACCGCCATCGCGCTGTATGTCAGGAAGGGGATGCAGTACGAGGCGATGTGCGTGCGGGACCGGATGGCGAACGACGGTGTCGAGGCAGACATTGTCACCTGGAACACCATGATCCACGGGATGTGCAAGGAGGGGAGGATGAAGGAGGCAGCCCAGCTCCATAGGGACATGGTGGCGTCAGGTGTAGAGCCGGACATGGTGACGTATACCACTCTGGTGGATGGGTATTGCCGGGCGGGCGATGTGGGGGAAGCGATGAAACTGCGAGGGGCGATGGAGGCAAGGGGGATGTTACCGGGTGTGGCTATGTACAACACGATCATTAGGAAGCTCTGTGAGGATGGTAAGATGAAGGAAGTGAATGGGTTGCTTAGTGAAATGGACGAGAGGAAGGTGCAGGCTGACCATGTGACGTGCAACACGCTGATCAACTCATACTCCAAGAAGGGGGACATGCCCTCGGCGTGCAAGGTCAAGACGAGGATGATGGAGTCAGGGTTGCAGTTGGATCAGTTCACTTACAAGGCTCTCATCCATGGATTCAGCAAGGCCAAGCAGCTAGATGAAGCCAAAGAGGCCTTGTTTGAGATGATGGGTGCAG GATTTTCGCCCAATTATAGTGTATTTTCATGGCTCGTCGATGCTTTCTACAATAAGAATAATGCAGATGCAGTGCTACTCATTCCTGATGAGCTTATGAAAAGGGGCCTTCCTCCAGATAAATCGGTATACAGGTCTCTGATCCGAAGGCTCTGCAAGAAGGGGCTGGTTGATCTTGCACAAAAAGTATTTCACCAAATGCAAGGCAAAGGTCTAGAAGCTGACTGTCTGGTGTATGCCACACTTGCATACGCACAGCTGAGCACAGGAAAGCTGGCTGCTGCTTCCGATACATTGGACGAAATGGCGAAGAGGCAGCTGTCCATGACGCCACAGATCTACAACTGCCTGTGCACTTCTTATGGGGACGAGAAGGAGACACTGAACATGTTCTGGGTTCATGCCATCGAGAGAGCCCTGATTGGGAAGAGTGTGTACAAACTGATGCACCAAGCAAGGGTGAAATCATCAAATCCTGGAGTTGAGAACGAGGGACATGCTCCTGTTTCAAGGCCTAGCTTACCGGCGTCTGCGAAATGA